In one Cryptococcus deuterogattii R265 chromosome 11, complete sequence genomic region, the following are encoded:
- a CDS encoding arylsulfatase, translating to MLGPKALLLAGAGSLLLSVDALGINKKPNIIVILTDDQDVSTLAKREYLPHIHAHLVDEGVLYDNFFAPVSVCCPSRVSLLRAQYAHNHNVTFVSAPWGGWDVFNKLGYVEHTLPDFVQAAGYNTYYTGKLMNDHTDANCESLPVSGFNSSDILVDPYTYDYWNPGFSRDNGPVKVHAGEYSTDLVHEKAVNYLEDALQEDRPFYLTVAPIACHSWIDHRRMADVHQFVADVPASHPRHARLFPVEQIERTENWNPDEPSGVSWVKELPKLNSTQEAYLDEFFRGRLRALQAVDEMVEDIVDRLEKAGELDNTYIFYTADNGYALGSHRRQPGKTLGFEEDIHVPLIARGPGIKKGFRDSLSSYGMVDLARTVLDIAGANPDYTDDGRKINLHQHGEENLEQQIARHAISEYWVLGVDEGVYGGQVRVNNTYRTLRVHDEYDGKSHSLSYSVWCTGERELYDLEKDPKQINNLLFPLNELGAFAPFNSTSPKGEHVLSHRLQHLLNRLDAVLLVLKRCAGEVCHNPYRELFPSSHAAGGEIFKFSQILESQFDSFFKNLPKVQFDKCALGFQEELEKPDWKKEWAYGSNARIESIGGGIVFQGL from the exons ATGCTAGGACCCAAAGCGCTCCTTCTTGCGGGTGCAggctctctcctcctctctgtGGACGCTCTTGGAATCAACAAGAAGCCCAACATCATCGTAATCC TTACGGACGATCAAGACGTTAGTACCCTTGCAAAACGTGAATACCTTCCTCACATCCACGCGCATCTCGTCGACGAGGGTGTCCTCTACGACAATTTCTTTGCGCCCGTATCCGTGTGCTGTCCCAGTCGAGTGTCTTTGCTCCGAGCTCAGTATGCTCATAACCACAACGTCACTTTTGTCAGTGCTCCTTGGGGCGGTTGGGATGTCTTCAACAAGCTTGGCTATGTTGAGCATACCTTGCCTGACTTTGTCCAGGCCGCTGGGTACAACACTTACTACACCGGAAAGCTCAT GAACGACCACACCGACGCCAATTGCGAGTCCTTGCCAGTTTCTGGGTTCAACTCTTCCGACATTCTTGTCG ACCCTTACACCTATGACTATTGGAATCCCGGTTTCTCTCGAGACA ACGGTCCTGTCAAGGTCCATGCCGGCGAATACTCTACGGATCTCGTCCACGAAAAGGCAGTCAACTATCTTGAAGATGCTCTTCAGGAAGACCGACCTTTCTACCTTACCGTTGCTCCGATCGCTTGTCACTCCT GGATCGACCATAGGCGCATGGCTGACGTGCATCAATTTGTTGCCGACGTTCCCGCCAGTCACCCCCGACATGCCAGGCTTTTCCCTGTCGAGCAAATTGAAAGAACTGAAAACTGGAACCCTGATGAGCCTTCCGGCGTTTCTTGGGTGAAGGAGCTTCCCAAGCTT AACTCTACTCAGGAGGCTTACCTTGATGAGTTCTTCCGTGGAAGACTTAGGGCATTGCAAGCTGTTGAcgagatggtggaggacaTCGTTGACAGGCTCGAAAAGGCCGGCGAGCTTGATAACACGTATATCTTCTACACCG CTGACAATGGTTATGCTCTTGGATCCCATCGTCGTCAA CCCGGTAAGACCCTGGGTTTCGAAGAAGACATTCATGTCCCCCTTATCGCCCGCGGTCCCGGTATCAAAAAGGGTTTCCGCGACAGTCTCTCATCTTACGGCATGGTGGACCTTGCTCGTACCGTCCTCGACATTGCCGGCGCCAACCCAGACTACACCGACGATGGACGAAAGATTAACCTCCATCAACATGGGGAGGAGAATCTTGAGCAACAAATTGCTAGACATGCTATCAGCGAGTACTGGGTTTTGGGTGTGGATGAGGGCGTCTATGGCGGGCAAGTGCGAGTGAACAACA CATACCGAACTCTTCGTGTCCATGATGAGTACGACGGCAAATCTCATTCTCTCTCGTACTCTGTCTGGTGTACCGGCGAGCGAGAACTCTACGACCTCGAGAAAGACCCCAAGCAGATCAACaacctccttttcccccttAATGAACTAGGCGCTTTCGCTCCTTTCAACTCTACCTCCCCCAAGGGCGAACATGTCCTCTCCCACCGCCTTCAACATCTCCTCAACCGGTTGGACGCCGTCCTGCTCGTTCTCAAACGATGTGCTGGCGAAGTATGTCATAACCCTTATCGCGAACTCTTCCCTTCATCTCACGCTGCCGGCGGAGAAATCTTCAAATTCTCTCAGATCCTTGAAAGCCAATTCGATAGCTTTTTTAAGAACTTGCCCAAGGTTCAGTTTGATAAATGTGCTTTGGGGTTCCAGGAGGAGTTGGAGAAGCCTgactggaagaaggaatgggcTTATGGTTCGAATGCGCGTATCGAGTCTATTGGTGGGGGGATTGTTTTCCAGGGTCTTTGA
- a CDS encoding protein phosphatase 5: MTDHNHESLRSSLSDIITGVESPVTSFTAPSTAPEDDFTPFPSPVLSATSLAGLSLGSDGELEPEVDDNKVITEEEAAEALELKALANKAFKSKNFSKSIDFYTQAIALNPKEPTFWNNRAMSKAKMEEHGGAISDATKAVELNPSYAKAFYRRGLSQLAILRPIDAVSDFKKALAIEPGNKTIRDQLAITTKLIRRIEFEKAISVGETETASQRCLSLIESGACNLDTSSKPADMPLPIIPDNPNARYTPTKEFVEGMIESFKKGGKVPKRVAWEIILGCKAIVEKEKSLVDIVVPDGVTCDIIGDTHGQFFDVCNLLSMTAPPSEKHYMIFNGDLVDRGSWSVEVALTVFAYKWLYPEYVYINRGNHETNDMNKVYGFEGECKAKLGEMTFKLFADVFTKLPLATLVNASLPPSSPKSEGSKPAILSEGKRRFFVCHGGPPVSKDGVTLDEIAKIERFGRQPGQEGIMCEMLWTDPQVQVGRGPSKRGVGLGFGPDVTRRWCELNNVTAVIRSHEVRADGYAVEHDGLCITVFSCPNYCDSTGNKAAYIRMQADGTLSYHQFDAVPHPDVKPMAYSAGFGAMGF; encoded by the exons ATGACTGATCACAACCACGAAAGCCTCAGAAGTAGCCTTTCTGACATCATTACCGGTGTCGAGTCCCCTGTCACATCTTTCACCGCCCCATCAACCGCTCCTGAAGATGACTTTACGCCGTTCCCTTCGCCTGTTTTGAGCGCTACTTCGCTCGCTGGTCTTTCAT TGGGGTCTGATGGAGAACTCGAACCGGAGGTAGACGACAACAAGGTCATTACGGAGGAGGAAGCCGCCGAAGCTCTCGAGTTAAAAGCTCTGGCCAACAAGGCTTTCAAAA GCAAGAATTTCTCTAAATCTATTGATTTCTACACCCAAGCTATCGCCTTAAACCCCAAAGAACCAACATTTTGGAACAACAGAGCTATGAGTAAGGccaagatggaagagcatGGTGGCGCAATCTCTGATGCTA CTAAGGCTGTGGAGCTCAACCCTTCTTATGCTAAGGCTTTCTATCGCCGTGGTCTTTCTCAACTTGCTATATTACGACCCATCGATGCTGTCTCCGATTTCAAGAAGGCTTTGGCCATTGAGCCTGGAAACAAGACAATAAGGGACCAGTTAGCGATTACCACTAAGTTGATCAGGAGAATAGAATTCGAGAAG GCCATTTCAGTTGGAGAGACGGAGACTGCTTCCCAAAGATGTCTTTCCCTCATAGAATCCGGAGCCTGCAATCTTGACACATCTTCCAAACCTGCCGACAtgcctcttcccatcattCCTGACAACCCCAACGCTCGATATACACCAACAAAGGAATTTGTTGAGGGGATGATTGAGAGTTTTAAAAAGGGTGGCAAAGTCCCGAAGAGGGTTGCTTGGGAAATTATCTTGGGATGTAAGGCCattgtggagaaggagaagagtttAGTGGATATTGTCGTTCCTGATGGAGTTACCTGCGATATCATTGGTGACA CCCATGGACAATTCTTCGATGTCTGCAACCTTTTATCAATGACCGCTCCTCCCAGTGAAAAGCATTACATGATCTTCAACGGTGACCTCGTCGACCGTGGATCATGGTCTGTTGAAGTGGCTCTCACAGTATTCGCCTACAAATGGCTATACCCTGAGTATGTCTACATCAATCGAGGCAATCATGAGACAAACG ATATGAATAAGGTGTACGGTTTCGAAGGCGAATGCAAGGCCAAGCTTGGCGAGATGACATTCAAGCTCTTTGCTGATGTCTTCACAAAAT TACCCCTCGCTACTCTCGTCAACGCTAGCCTtcccccatcttcccccaaGTCCGAAGGCTCTAAACCTGCCATTCTCtcagaggggaagagacggTTCTTCGTCTGCCATGGTGGCCCTCCCGTTAGCAAAGACGGTGTTACCTTGGATGAGATTGCGAAAATTGAGAGGTTCGGAAGACAACCAGGGCAGGAGGGTATTATGTGCGAG ATGCTTTGGACAGATCCACAAGTACAAGTCGGCCGAGGACCTTCAAAACGTGGTGTCGGTCTTGGTTTCGGGCCCGACGTTACTCGCCGTTGGTGTGAGCTCAACAACGTTACCGCTGTGATTCGATCACACGAAGTTCGAGCAGACGGTTATGCTGTTGAACATGATGGTTTATGTATCACTGTGTTCAGTTGCCCCAATTATTGCGACTCAACTGGTAACAAG GCTGCTTACATCCGAATGCAAGCGGATGGAACATTATCGTACCACCAATTTGACGCTGTGCCTCATCCCGATGTCAAGCCTATGGCGTACAGCGCTGGTTTCGGCGCGATGGGCTTCTAA